A window of Oncorhynchus tshawytscha isolate Ot180627B linkage group LG10, Otsh_v2.0, whole genome shotgun sequence contains these coding sequences:
- the tcf3a gene encoding transcription factor 3a isoform X1 — protein sequence MATVGTDKELSDLLDFSAMFAPPVLNGKNRPTTLASSQFGGTGMDERSGSTPWASGEQNSPSFNQGRGYGEGTHYNEHECLASTPMFGSGIVGKAERGPYSSFGAQPGFMPSEMPMPSPDALSPSGLKSGSQFYPSQFNPRRRSTQESMDGQPKKIRKVPPGLPSSVYASASGEDYNRDVAGYPASKPGNVGYPGSFYMQEGLHPSPDPWSSAGPMGQPGYSAVLGNSPHLGQPAPFTAINPQDRLKRQPLPLSPQNYPLHGSEVNGSFHPGSAGYGVPNHTPPINGTDSIMANRGTAPPSSGDEIGKALASIYPSDHNSNTFPSSPSTPVGSPQAIAGSASQWSRGSGQATPSPNFEGGLQALQNKMEDRLEEAIHVLQRHAGGQGGPGGLTDMHSLLSAGIGGLAQAFNNAGLGLANRLPNLMANHHEDSAGPPSSGPGLHGHHGPPSAQPGSQPEGFTSLSRSTHSSSGADIKREDKEDDENSSVADKSEDEKKDSKARTRTRETFSFQTFSSSLSDTGADSSCSVASPSDDNLTAEEKEKRERERRSANNVRERVRVRDINEAFRELGRMVQVHLRGDKAQTKLIILQQASQVIMGLEKQVRERNLNPKAACLKRREEEKVSGVDPQMQMGGGHPGLGGDGHNSVNHM from the exons ATGGCTACAGTGGGGACAGACAAGGAGCTCAGCGACCTGCTGGATTTCAGCGCG ATGTTTGCACCTCCGGTGTTGAATGGGAAGAACAGGCCCACCACTCTAGCCAGCAGCCAGTTCGGAGGCACTG GTATGGATGAGCGAAGCGGTTCTACCCCCTGGGCATCTGGAGAACAGAACAGCCCTTCCTTCAACCAGGGACGG gGTTATGGTGAAGGAACTCATTACAATGAGCACGAATGCCTGGCTTCCACCCCTATGTTCGGCTCAGGAATTGTGG GCAAAGCTGAGCGAGGACCTTACTCTTCTTTTGGAGCACAG CCGGGCTTTATGCCCAGTGAGATGCCCATGCCCAGTCCTGATGCCCTGTCCCCCTCGGGTCTGAAGTCAGGCTCCCAGTTCTACCCTTCCCAGTTCAATCCTCGCAGGAGATCCACCCAGGAGAGCATGG aTGGCCAGCCAAAAAAGATCAGGAAAGTTCCCCCTGGCCTGCCCTCTTCA gtgTATGCGTCAGCCTCGGGAGAGGACTATAACCGAGACGTTGCAGGGTATCCCGCCTCCAAGCCTGGGAACGTGGGCTACCCCGGCTCCTTCTATATGCAAG AAGGTCTGCACCCCTCACCTGACCCGTGGAGTTCTGCCGGGCCGATGGGGCAGCCGGGCTACTCTGCTGTGCTGggtaactcccctcacctgggcCAGCCCGCCCCCTTCACGGCCATCAACCCGCAGGACAGACTG AAGCGCCAGCCGTTGCCACTTTCGCCCCAGAACTACCCCCTGCACGGCAGCGAGGTGAACGGGAGCTTTCACCCTGGGTCCGCTGGCTACGGAGTCCCCAACCACACACCCCCCATCAATGGAACAGACAGCATCATGG CCAACCGAGGAACAGCTCCACCTAGCTCAGGAGATGAGATCGGCAAGGCCCTGGCATCA ATTTATCCTTCggaccacaacagcaacaccttccCTTCATCTCCATCTACTCCAGTGGGCTCTCCCCAGGCCATAGCAG gttCTGCCTCTCAGTGGTCCCGGGGCTCGGGACAGGCCACACCCTCTCCAAACTTTGAGGGAGGACTGCAGGCTCTG CAAAACAAAATGGAGGACCGTCTGGAGGAGGCAATACACGTTCTGCAGCGCCACGCCGGGGGACAGGGGGGCCCAGGGGGGCTCACTGACATGCACAGCCTCCTCAGCGCTGGGATAGGAGGTCTTGCCCAGGCCTTCAACAATGCTGGCCTGGGACTGGCCAACAGACTGCCCAACCTT ATGGCCAACCACCATGAGGACTCTGCTGGTCCGCCCTCTAGTGGTCCTGGTCTGCATGGTCACCATGGCCCTCCCTCAGCCCAGCCTGGCAGCCAGCCTGAGGGCTTCACCA GCCTCTCTCGCTCCACACACTCGTCCAGTGGCGCCGACATCAAAAGGGAGGACAAGGAGGATGACGAGAACTCCTCTGTGGCTGACAAGTCAGAGGACGAGAAGAAAGACTCGAAGGCTCGCACCCGAACAAG AGAGACGTTCTCCTTCCagaccttctcttcctccctatcAGACACGGGAGCAGA CAGCAGCTGCAGCGTGGCCTCGCCCAGCGACGACAACCTGAcggcagaggagaaggagaagcgtGAGCGGGAGCGCCGCTCGGCCAACAACGTCCGGGAGAGGGTGCGCGTGCGCGACATTAACGAGGCGTTCAGGGAGCTGGGCCGGATGGTGCAGGTGCACCTGCGCGGCGACAAGGCCCAGACCAAACTCATCATCCTGCAGCAGGCCTCGCAGGTCATTATGGGCCTGGAGAAGCAGGTCCGAG AGCGTAACCTGAACCCCAAGGCAGCGTGTCTGAAgcggagggaggaagagaaggtttCGGGGGTGGACCCCCAGATGCAGATGGGAGGGGGGCACCCCGGGTTAGGCGGCGATGGACACAACTCTGTGAACCATATGTAA
- the tcf3a gene encoding transcription factor 3a isoform X5 encodes MATVGTDKELSDLLDFSAMFAPPVLNGKNRPTTLASSQFGGTGMDERSGSTPWASGEQNSPSFNQGRGYGEGTHYNEHECLASTPMFGSGIVGKAERGPYSSFGAQPGFMPSEMPMPSPDALSPSGLKSGSQFYPSQFNPRRRSTQESMDGQPKKIRKVPPGLPSSVYASASGEDYNRDVAGYPASKPGNVGYPGSFYMQEGLHPSPDPWSSAGPMGQPGYSAVLGNSPHLGQPAPFTAINPQDRLKRQPLPLSPQNYPLHGSEVNGSFHPGSAGYGVPNHTPPINGTDSIMANRGTAPPSSGDEIGKALASIYPSDHNSNTFPSSPSTPVGSPQAIAGSASQWSRGSGQATPSPNFEGGLQALQNKMEDRLEEAIHVLQRHAGGQGGPGGLTDMHSLLSAGIGGLAQAFNNAGLGLANRLPNLMANHHEDSAGPPSSGPGLHGHHGPPSAQPGSQPEGFTSLSRSTHSSSGADIKREDKEDDENSSVADKSEDEKKDSKARTRTSSSCSVASPSDDNLTAEEKEKRERERRSANNVRERVRVRDINEAFRELGRMVQVHLRGDKAQTKLIILQQASQVIMGLEKQVRERNLNPKAACLKRREEEKVSGVDPQMQMGGGHPGLGGDGHNSVNHM; translated from the exons ATGGCTACAGTGGGGACAGACAAGGAGCTCAGCGACCTGCTGGATTTCAGCGCG ATGTTTGCACCTCCGGTGTTGAATGGGAAGAACAGGCCCACCACTCTAGCCAGCAGCCAGTTCGGAGGCACTG GTATGGATGAGCGAAGCGGTTCTACCCCCTGGGCATCTGGAGAACAGAACAGCCCTTCCTTCAACCAGGGACGG gGTTATGGTGAAGGAACTCATTACAATGAGCACGAATGCCTGGCTTCCACCCCTATGTTCGGCTCAGGAATTGTGG GCAAAGCTGAGCGAGGACCTTACTCTTCTTTTGGAGCACAG CCGGGCTTTATGCCCAGTGAGATGCCCATGCCCAGTCCTGATGCCCTGTCCCCCTCGGGTCTGAAGTCAGGCTCCCAGTTCTACCCTTCCCAGTTCAATCCTCGCAGGAGATCCACCCAGGAGAGCATGG aTGGCCAGCCAAAAAAGATCAGGAAAGTTCCCCCTGGCCTGCCCTCTTCA gtgTATGCGTCAGCCTCGGGAGAGGACTATAACCGAGACGTTGCAGGGTATCCCGCCTCCAAGCCTGGGAACGTGGGCTACCCCGGCTCCTTCTATATGCAAG AAGGTCTGCACCCCTCACCTGACCCGTGGAGTTCTGCCGGGCCGATGGGGCAGCCGGGCTACTCTGCTGTGCTGggtaactcccctcacctgggcCAGCCCGCCCCCTTCACGGCCATCAACCCGCAGGACAGACTG AAGCGCCAGCCGTTGCCACTTTCGCCCCAGAACTACCCCCTGCACGGCAGCGAGGTGAACGGGAGCTTTCACCCTGGGTCCGCTGGCTACGGAGTCCCCAACCACACACCCCCCATCAATGGAACAGACAGCATCATGG CCAACCGAGGAACAGCTCCACCTAGCTCAGGAGATGAGATCGGCAAGGCCCTGGCATCA ATTTATCCTTCggaccacaacagcaacaccttccCTTCATCTCCATCTACTCCAGTGGGCTCTCCCCAGGCCATAGCAG gttCTGCCTCTCAGTGGTCCCGGGGCTCGGGACAGGCCACACCCTCTCCAAACTTTGAGGGAGGACTGCAGGCTCTG CAAAACAAAATGGAGGACCGTCTGGAGGAGGCAATACACGTTCTGCAGCGCCACGCCGGGGGACAGGGGGGCCCAGGGGGGCTCACTGACATGCACAGCCTCCTCAGCGCTGGGATAGGAGGTCTTGCCCAGGCCTTCAACAATGCTGGCCTGGGACTGGCCAACAGACTGCCCAACCTT ATGGCCAACCACCATGAGGACTCTGCTGGTCCGCCCTCTAGTGGTCCTGGTCTGCATGGTCACCATGGCCCTCCCTCAGCCCAGCCTGGCAGCCAGCCTGAGGGCTTCACCA GCCTCTCTCGCTCCACACACTCGTCCAGTGGCGCCGACATCAAAAGGGAGGACAAGGAGGATGACGAGAACTCCTCTGTGGCTGACAAGTCAGAGGACGAGAAGAAAGACTCGAAGGCTCGCACCCGAACAAG CAGCAGCTGCAGCGTGGCCTCGCCCAGCGACGACAACCTGAcggcagaggagaaggagaagcgtGAGCGGGAGCGCCGCTCGGCCAACAACGTCCGGGAGAGGGTGCGCGTGCGCGACATTAACGAGGCGTTCAGGGAGCTGGGCCGGATGGTGCAGGTGCACCTGCGCGGCGACAAGGCCCAGACCAAACTCATCATCCTGCAGCAGGCCTCGCAGGTCATTATGGGCCTGGAGAAGCAGGTCCGAG AGCGTAACCTGAACCCCAAGGCAGCGTGTCTGAAgcggagggaggaagagaaggtttCGGGGGTGGACCCCCAGATGCAGATGGGAGGGGGGCACCCCGGGTTAGGCGGCGATGGACACAACTCTGTGAACCATATGTAA
- the tcf3a gene encoding transcription factor 3a isoform X2 gives MATVGTDKELSDLLDFSAMFAPPVLNGKNRPTTLASSQFGGTGMDERSGSTPWASGEQNSPSFNQGRGYGEGTHYNEHECLASTPMFGSGIVGKAERGPYSSFGAQPGFMPSEMPMPSPDALSPSGLKSGSQFYPSQFNPRRRSTQESMDGQPKKIRKVPPGLPSSVYASASGEDYNRDVAGYPASKPGNVGYPGSFYMQEGLHPSPDPWSSAGPMGQPGYSAVLGNSPHLGQPAPFTAINPQDRLKRQPLPLSPQNYPLHGSEVNGSFHPGSAGYGVPNHTPPINGTDSIMANRGTAPPSSGDEIGKALASIYPSDHNSNTFPSSPSTPVGSPQAIAGSASQWSRGSGQATPSPNFEGGLQALQNKMEDRLEEAIHVLQRHAGGQGGPGGLTDMHSLLSAGIGGLAQAFNNAGLGLANRLPNLMANHHEDSAGPPSSGPGLHGHHGPPSAQPGSQPEGFTSLSRSTHSSSGADIKREDKEDDENSSVADKSEDEKKDSKARTRTRETFSFQTFSSSLSDTGADSCSVASPSDDNLTAEEKEKRERERRSANNVRERVRVRDINEAFRELGRMVQVHLRGDKAQTKLIILQQASQVIMGLEKQVRERNLNPKAACLKRREEEKVSGVDPQMQMGGGHPGLGGDGHNSVNHM, from the exons ATGGCTACAGTGGGGACAGACAAGGAGCTCAGCGACCTGCTGGATTTCAGCGCG ATGTTTGCACCTCCGGTGTTGAATGGGAAGAACAGGCCCACCACTCTAGCCAGCAGCCAGTTCGGAGGCACTG GTATGGATGAGCGAAGCGGTTCTACCCCCTGGGCATCTGGAGAACAGAACAGCCCTTCCTTCAACCAGGGACGG gGTTATGGTGAAGGAACTCATTACAATGAGCACGAATGCCTGGCTTCCACCCCTATGTTCGGCTCAGGAATTGTGG GCAAAGCTGAGCGAGGACCTTACTCTTCTTTTGGAGCACAG CCGGGCTTTATGCCCAGTGAGATGCCCATGCCCAGTCCTGATGCCCTGTCCCCCTCGGGTCTGAAGTCAGGCTCCCAGTTCTACCCTTCCCAGTTCAATCCTCGCAGGAGATCCACCCAGGAGAGCATGG aTGGCCAGCCAAAAAAGATCAGGAAAGTTCCCCCTGGCCTGCCCTCTTCA gtgTATGCGTCAGCCTCGGGAGAGGACTATAACCGAGACGTTGCAGGGTATCCCGCCTCCAAGCCTGGGAACGTGGGCTACCCCGGCTCCTTCTATATGCAAG AAGGTCTGCACCCCTCACCTGACCCGTGGAGTTCTGCCGGGCCGATGGGGCAGCCGGGCTACTCTGCTGTGCTGggtaactcccctcacctgggcCAGCCCGCCCCCTTCACGGCCATCAACCCGCAGGACAGACTG AAGCGCCAGCCGTTGCCACTTTCGCCCCAGAACTACCCCCTGCACGGCAGCGAGGTGAACGGGAGCTTTCACCCTGGGTCCGCTGGCTACGGAGTCCCCAACCACACACCCCCCATCAATGGAACAGACAGCATCATGG CCAACCGAGGAACAGCTCCACCTAGCTCAGGAGATGAGATCGGCAAGGCCCTGGCATCA ATTTATCCTTCggaccacaacagcaacaccttccCTTCATCTCCATCTACTCCAGTGGGCTCTCCCCAGGCCATAGCAG gttCTGCCTCTCAGTGGTCCCGGGGCTCGGGACAGGCCACACCCTCTCCAAACTTTGAGGGAGGACTGCAGGCTCTG CAAAACAAAATGGAGGACCGTCTGGAGGAGGCAATACACGTTCTGCAGCGCCACGCCGGGGGACAGGGGGGCCCAGGGGGGCTCACTGACATGCACAGCCTCCTCAGCGCTGGGATAGGAGGTCTTGCCCAGGCCTTCAACAATGCTGGCCTGGGACTGGCCAACAGACTGCCCAACCTT ATGGCCAACCACCATGAGGACTCTGCTGGTCCGCCCTCTAGTGGTCCTGGTCTGCATGGTCACCATGGCCCTCCCTCAGCCCAGCCTGGCAGCCAGCCTGAGGGCTTCACCA GCCTCTCTCGCTCCACACACTCGTCCAGTGGCGCCGACATCAAAAGGGAGGACAAGGAGGATGACGAGAACTCCTCTGTGGCTGACAAGTCAGAGGACGAGAAGAAAGACTCGAAGGCTCGCACCCGAACAAG AGAGACGTTCTCCTTCCagaccttctcttcctccctatcAGACACGGGAGCAGA CAGCTGCAGCGTGGCCTCGCCCAGCGACGACAACCTGAcggcagaggagaaggagaagcgtGAGCGGGAGCGCCGCTCGGCCAACAACGTCCGGGAGAGGGTGCGCGTGCGCGACATTAACGAGGCGTTCAGGGAGCTGGGCCGGATGGTGCAGGTGCACCTGCGCGGCGACAAGGCCCAGACCAAACTCATCATCCTGCAGCAGGCCTCGCAGGTCATTATGGGCCTGGAGAAGCAGGTCCGAG AGCGTAACCTGAACCCCAAGGCAGCGTGTCTGAAgcggagggaggaagagaaggtttCGGGGGTGGACCCCCAGATGCAGATGGGAGGGGGGCACCCCGGGTTAGGCGGCGATGGACACAACTCTGTGAACCATATGTAA
- the tcf3a gene encoding transcription factor 3a isoform X6: protein MATVGTDKELSDLLDFSAMFAPPVLNGKNRPTTLASSQFGGTGMDERSGSTPWASGEQNSPSFNQGRGYGEGTHYNEHECLASTPMFGSGIVGKAERGPYSSFGAQPGFMPSEMPMPSPDALSPSGLKSGSQFYPSQFNPRRRSTQESMDGQPKKIRKVPPGLPSSVYASASGEDYNRDVAGYPASKPGNVGYPGSFYMQEGLHPSPDPWSSAGPMGQPGYSAVLGNSPHLGQPAPFTAINPQDRLKRQPLPLSPQNYPLHGSEVNGSFHPGSAGYGVPNHTPPINGTDSIMANRGTAPPSSGDEIGKALASIYPSDHNSNTFPSSPSTPVGSPQAIAGSASQWSRGSGQATPSPNFEGGLQALQNKMEDRLEEAIHVLQRHAGGQGGPGGLTDMHSLLSAGIGGLAQAFNNAGLGLANRLPNLMANHHEDSAGPPSSGPGLHGHHGPPSAQPGSQPEGFTSLSRSTHSSSGADIKREDKEDDENSSVADKSEDEKKDSKARTRTSSCSVASPSDDNLTAEEKEKRERERRSANNVRERVRVRDINEAFRELGRMVQVHLRGDKAQTKLIILQQASQVIMGLEKQVRERNLNPKAACLKRREEEKVSGVDPQMQMGGGHPGLGGDGHNSVNHM from the exons ATGGCTACAGTGGGGACAGACAAGGAGCTCAGCGACCTGCTGGATTTCAGCGCG ATGTTTGCACCTCCGGTGTTGAATGGGAAGAACAGGCCCACCACTCTAGCCAGCAGCCAGTTCGGAGGCACTG GTATGGATGAGCGAAGCGGTTCTACCCCCTGGGCATCTGGAGAACAGAACAGCCCTTCCTTCAACCAGGGACGG gGTTATGGTGAAGGAACTCATTACAATGAGCACGAATGCCTGGCTTCCACCCCTATGTTCGGCTCAGGAATTGTGG GCAAAGCTGAGCGAGGACCTTACTCTTCTTTTGGAGCACAG CCGGGCTTTATGCCCAGTGAGATGCCCATGCCCAGTCCTGATGCCCTGTCCCCCTCGGGTCTGAAGTCAGGCTCCCAGTTCTACCCTTCCCAGTTCAATCCTCGCAGGAGATCCACCCAGGAGAGCATGG aTGGCCAGCCAAAAAAGATCAGGAAAGTTCCCCCTGGCCTGCCCTCTTCA gtgTATGCGTCAGCCTCGGGAGAGGACTATAACCGAGACGTTGCAGGGTATCCCGCCTCCAAGCCTGGGAACGTGGGCTACCCCGGCTCCTTCTATATGCAAG AAGGTCTGCACCCCTCACCTGACCCGTGGAGTTCTGCCGGGCCGATGGGGCAGCCGGGCTACTCTGCTGTGCTGggtaactcccctcacctgggcCAGCCCGCCCCCTTCACGGCCATCAACCCGCAGGACAGACTG AAGCGCCAGCCGTTGCCACTTTCGCCCCAGAACTACCCCCTGCACGGCAGCGAGGTGAACGGGAGCTTTCACCCTGGGTCCGCTGGCTACGGAGTCCCCAACCACACACCCCCCATCAATGGAACAGACAGCATCATGG CCAACCGAGGAACAGCTCCACCTAGCTCAGGAGATGAGATCGGCAAGGCCCTGGCATCA ATTTATCCTTCggaccacaacagcaacaccttccCTTCATCTCCATCTACTCCAGTGGGCTCTCCCCAGGCCATAGCAG gttCTGCCTCTCAGTGGTCCCGGGGCTCGGGACAGGCCACACCCTCTCCAAACTTTGAGGGAGGACTGCAGGCTCTG CAAAACAAAATGGAGGACCGTCTGGAGGAGGCAATACACGTTCTGCAGCGCCACGCCGGGGGACAGGGGGGCCCAGGGGGGCTCACTGACATGCACAGCCTCCTCAGCGCTGGGATAGGAGGTCTTGCCCAGGCCTTCAACAATGCTGGCCTGGGACTGGCCAACAGACTGCCCAACCTT ATGGCCAACCACCATGAGGACTCTGCTGGTCCGCCCTCTAGTGGTCCTGGTCTGCATGGTCACCATGGCCCTCCCTCAGCCCAGCCTGGCAGCCAGCCTGAGGGCTTCACCA GCCTCTCTCGCTCCACACACTCGTCCAGTGGCGCCGACATCAAAAGGGAGGACAAGGAGGATGACGAGAACTCCTCTGTGGCTGACAAGTCAGAGGACGAGAAGAAAGACTCGAAGGCTCGCACCCGAACAAG CAGCTGCAGCGTGGCCTCGCCCAGCGACGACAACCTGAcggcagaggagaaggagaagcgtGAGCGGGAGCGCCGCTCGGCCAACAACGTCCGGGAGAGGGTGCGCGTGCGCGACATTAACGAGGCGTTCAGGGAGCTGGGCCGGATGGTGCAGGTGCACCTGCGCGGCGACAAGGCCCAGACCAAACTCATCATCCTGCAGCAGGCCTCGCAGGTCATTATGGGCCTGGAGAAGCAGGTCCGAG AGCGTAACCTGAACCCCAAGGCAGCGTGTCTGAAgcggagggaggaagagaaggtttCGGGGGTGGACCCCCAGATGCAGATGGGAGGGGGGCACCCCGGGTTAGGCGGCGATGGACACAACTCTGTGAACCATATGTAA
- the tcf3a gene encoding transcription factor 3a isoform X4: MATVGTDKELSDLLDFSAMFAPPVLNGKNRPTTLASSQFGGTGMDERSGSTPWASGEQNSPSFNQGRGYGEGTHYNEHECLASTPMFGSGIVGKAERGPYSSFGAQPGFMPSEMPMPSPDALSPSGLKSGSQFYPSQFNPRRRSTQESMDGQPKKIRKVPPGLPSSVYASASGEDYNRDVAGYPASKPGNVGYPGSFYMQEGLHPSPDPWSSAGPMGQPGYSAVLGNSPHLGQPAPFTAINPQDRLKRQPLPLSPQNYPLHGSEVNGSFHPGSAGYGVPNHTPPINGTDSIMANRGTAPPSSGDEIGKALASIYPSDHNSNTFPSSPSTPVGSPQAIAGSASQWSRGSGQATPSPNFEGGLQALQNKMEDRLEEAIHVLQRHAGGQGGPGGLTDMHSLLSAGIGGLAQAFNNAGLGLANRLPNLMANHHEDSAGPPSSGPGLHGHHGPPSAQPGSQPEGFTSLSRSTHSSSGADIKREDKEDDENSSVADKSEDEKKDSKARTRTRETFSFQTFSSSLSDTGADHDDEDEDDEDLPPELKKEREKERRVANNARERLRVRDINEAFKELGRMCQLHLTNEKPQTKLLILHQAVNVILNLEQQVRERNLNPKAACLKRREEEKVSGVDPQMQMGGGHPGLGGDGHNSVNHM; this comes from the exons ATGGCTACAGTGGGGACAGACAAGGAGCTCAGCGACCTGCTGGATTTCAGCGCG ATGTTTGCACCTCCGGTGTTGAATGGGAAGAACAGGCCCACCACTCTAGCCAGCAGCCAGTTCGGAGGCACTG GTATGGATGAGCGAAGCGGTTCTACCCCCTGGGCATCTGGAGAACAGAACAGCCCTTCCTTCAACCAGGGACGG gGTTATGGTGAAGGAACTCATTACAATGAGCACGAATGCCTGGCTTCCACCCCTATGTTCGGCTCAGGAATTGTGG GCAAAGCTGAGCGAGGACCTTACTCTTCTTTTGGAGCACAG CCGGGCTTTATGCCCAGTGAGATGCCCATGCCCAGTCCTGATGCCCTGTCCCCCTCGGGTCTGAAGTCAGGCTCCCAGTTCTACCCTTCCCAGTTCAATCCTCGCAGGAGATCCACCCAGGAGAGCATGG aTGGCCAGCCAAAAAAGATCAGGAAAGTTCCCCCTGGCCTGCCCTCTTCA gtgTATGCGTCAGCCTCGGGAGAGGACTATAACCGAGACGTTGCAGGGTATCCCGCCTCCAAGCCTGGGAACGTGGGCTACCCCGGCTCCTTCTATATGCAAG AAGGTCTGCACCCCTCACCTGACCCGTGGAGTTCTGCCGGGCCGATGGGGCAGCCGGGCTACTCTGCTGTGCTGggtaactcccctcacctgggcCAGCCCGCCCCCTTCACGGCCATCAACCCGCAGGACAGACTG AAGCGCCAGCCGTTGCCACTTTCGCCCCAGAACTACCCCCTGCACGGCAGCGAGGTGAACGGGAGCTTTCACCCTGGGTCCGCTGGCTACGGAGTCCCCAACCACACACCCCCCATCAATGGAACAGACAGCATCATGG CCAACCGAGGAACAGCTCCACCTAGCTCAGGAGATGAGATCGGCAAGGCCCTGGCATCA ATTTATCCTTCggaccacaacagcaacaccttccCTTCATCTCCATCTACTCCAGTGGGCTCTCCCCAGGCCATAGCAG gttCTGCCTCTCAGTGGTCCCGGGGCTCGGGACAGGCCACACCCTCTCCAAACTTTGAGGGAGGACTGCAGGCTCTG CAAAACAAAATGGAGGACCGTCTGGAGGAGGCAATACACGTTCTGCAGCGCCACGCCGGGGGACAGGGGGGCCCAGGGGGGCTCACTGACATGCACAGCCTCCTCAGCGCTGGGATAGGAGGTCTTGCCCAGGCCTTCAACAATGCTGGCCTGGGACTGGCCAACAGACTGCCCAACCTT ATGGCCAACCACCATGAGGACTCTGCTGGTCCGCCCTCTAGTGGTCCTGGTCTGCATGGTCACCATGGCCCTCCCTCAGCCCAGCCTGGCAGCCAGCCTGAGGGCTTCACCA GCCTCTCTCGCTCCACACACTCGTCCAGTGGCGCCGACATCAAAAGGGAGGACAAGGAGGATGACGAGAACTCCTCTGTGGCTGACAAGTCAGAGGACGAGAAGAAAGACTCGAAGGCTCGCACCCGAACAAG AGAGACGTTCTCCTTCCagaccttctcttcctccctatcAGACACGGGAGCAGA TCACGATGATGAGGACGAGGATGACGAGGATCTGCCGCCGGAGTTGAAGAAAGAGCGGGAGAAAGAGCGGCGGGTGGCAAATAATGCCCGTGAGCGTCTGCGCGTGCGGGACATCAACGAAGCCTTTAAGGAGCTGGGGCGCATGTGTCAGCTACACCTGACTAATGAGAAACCCCAGACCAAACTGCTCATTCTGCACCAGGCCGTTAATGTTATACTCAACCTGGAGCAGCAAGTCCGAG AGCGTAACCTGAACCCCAAGGCAGCGTGTCTGAAgcggagggaggaagagaaggtttCGGGGGTGGACCCCCAGATGCAGATGGGAGGGGGGCACCCCGGGTTAGGCGGCGATGGACACAACTCTGTGAACCATATGTAA